The Ranitomeya imitator isolate aRanImi1 chromosome 3, aRanImi1.pri, whole genome shotgun sequence genome has a window encoding:
- the LOC138671496 gene encoding uncharacterized protein, whose protein sequence is MQVYRASTSSVTSHTPGGTLRSFFNAVCHEVQSLKLDPNKGRNLNRAEQKAIVRLGSNRDFVIREADKGGNLVIWPTELYLNEVKLQLSNSECYQVLPSDPTDVFRSKLDRLLDSAFTINIINKREREFMTNRHPRVPTFYLIPKVHKSVETPPGRPIVSGLGGLLERPCTYVDFFLQPLVSSLDSFVRDSTFLIQQLQTLRVPPGVWLVTLDVEALYTCIGHDLGTQAVAFFLDQNTTGTLEECHQFVDTLNQNPWNIRLTSHFSQMEVEFLDLKLYPGDGYVQTTLYRKPTAINSLLHFSSFHPQHLKKGIPKGQFYRIRRNCSTQEDFRRHSQDLTQRFKNRGYPRKVIANAYSTAKEVDRGSLLQPRQKTAPRPLGVITTFNNQWQEVRGILTKYWGILCSEPKLKPHISERPSLIARRPKNLKDCLSHSHFKRQVTRLNRGIRLTGTFPCGNCSICPFIGSNEMFFSSLSPSLQMAVKTYFNCKSRNLVYALICPCPKTYVGQTTQELKRRIQQHLSTITTAKKDLEKGKTLSSVASHFLSTHNSQSRGIKIVGLESVQPDIRGGDITLELLRRESKWIFNLNSQTPFGLNEDLLFTGFYKQS, encoded by the exons TTTAATGCTGTATGTCACGAAGTACAAAGTCTAAAATTAGACCCAAATAAGGGGAGAAATTTGAATAGGGCTGAACAGAAAGCCATTGTGAGACTTGGCTCAAACCGGGATTTCGTCATCCGAGAGGCTGACAAGGGTGGTAACCTAGTGATATGGCCTACTGAGTTATATCTAAATGAGGTAAAACTTCAATTATCAAATTCTGAATGTTACCAGGTTCTACCATCAGACCCCACTGACGTATTTAGGTCCAAATTGGATCGGCTCCTGGACTCAGCGTTCACCATAAACATCATTAATAAGCGAGAGAGGGAATTTATGACCAATCGCCATCCTAGGGTACCAACTTTTTACCTCATCCCAAAGGTCCACAAATCTGTGGAAACACCCCCAGGTAGACCTATTGTATCTGGGTTGGGGGGCCTTTTAGAACGCCCCTGTACTTATGTGGATTTTTTTCTCCAGCCTTTGGTTTCATCACTAGACTCCTTTGTGAGGGACTCAACCTTCCTGATTCAGCAACTGCAAACTCTAAGAGTTCCACCTGGTGTATGGCTCGTCACACTAGATGTTGAAGCCCTGTACACCTGCATTGGACATGACCTGGGGACGCAAGCAGTTGCCTTCTTTCTGGATCAGAACACTACAG gcaccctggaagaaTGCCATCAGTTCGTCGATACTCTCAATCAGAACCCATGGAACATAAGATTGACGTCACACTTTTCACAGATGGAAGTGGAATTTCTTGATCTTAAGCTCTATCCTGGGGATGGGTACGTTCAAACCACGCTGTACCGCAAACCTACGGCTATTAATAGCCTTTTACATTTTTCAAGTTTTCACCCACAGCACTTGAAGAAAGGCATCCCAAAGGGACAGTTTTATCGGATAAGGCGTAACTGCAGTACTCAGGAGGATTTCCGAAGGCATTCACAGGACTTGACTCAACGGTTTAAAAATCGAGGCTATCCTAGAAAGGTAATCGCGAATGCATACAGCACGGCAAAAGAGGTTGATAGAGGAAGCCTATTGCAACCCCGACAAAAAACTGCCCCAAGACCATTAGGGGTCATTACCACATTCAACAACCAGTGGCAGGAGGTTCGTGGGATACTTACAAAGTACTGGGGGATCCTTTGTAGTGAACCTAAACTAAAACCACACATATCTGAACGGCCAAGCCTGATAGCGAGAAGACCAAAAAATCTGAAAGACTGTTTGAGTCACAGCCACTTTAAACGCCAGGTAACTAGGCTGAACAGAGGAATTAGGCTTACTGGCACATTTCCTTGTGGCAATTGTAGTATATGCCCGTTTATTGGCAGTAATGAAATGTTCTTCTCATCTCTTTCCCCCTCATTACAGATGGCTGTGAAAACGTATTTCAACTGCAAATCACGTAATTTGGTCTATGCCCTCATCTGCCCATGCCCAAAGACATATGTTGGCCAAACAACACAGGAGTTAAAAAGAAGAATACAACAACATCTTTCAACTATAACAACGGCAAAGAAGGACTTGGAAAAGGGCAAAACATTGTCCTCTGTGGCATCGCACTTTCTGTCGACACATAATTCACAGAGCAGAGGAATTAAGATCGTGGGCCTGGAATCTGTTCAACCAGACATCAGAGGTGGAGACATCACGCTCGAACTGCTCAGACGAGAGTCTAAATGGATTTTCAATTTGAATAGTCAAACCCCATTTGGACTTAATGAAGATCTATTGTTCACAGGGTTTTATAAACAATCTTGA